One genomic segment of Gopherus flavomarginatus isolate rGopFla2 chromosome 11, rGopFla2.mat.asm, whole genome shotgun sequence includes these proteins:
- the LOC127031400 gene encoding immunoglobulin superfamily member 3-like: MKLKVPLVFLHLYLSCCEPQVIQSPESLVTGEGKVSTMSCSFTSAYQTFYWYQQLPGKGLTYLLTASSNKNVTVGQRFIGERLEDGERSSLHIADSQLRDSGSYLCAVEHSDTDGEVDTKVSQPAALSFLAGGSSDLPCNHSVAGYDRVIWYYQSPGSAPRAVISGYNSAETSERFELSIDLSSRFAPLRITKVAVEDSGVYYCAVRDTARGNAGRAEQKPPRV, translated from the exons ATGAAGCTGAAAGTCCCCTTGGTCTTTCTTCATTTGTATC TCTCCTGTTGCGAACCCCAAGTGATTCAGAGCCCTGAGTCGCTGGTTactggggaagggaaggtctcCACCATGTCCTGCTCCTTCACCAGCGCTTACCAAACCTTCTACTGGTACCAGCAGCTTCCTGGGAAAGGGCTGACCTATCTGCTGACGGCGAGCTCTAATAAGAATGTCACTGTGGGGCAGCGGTTCATAGGCGAGCGCCTGGAAGATGGGGAACGCAGCTCCCTGCACATCGCCGACTCCCAGCTGAGGGACTCAGGCAGCTACCTCTGTGCAGTGGAGCACAGTGACACAG atgGAGAGGTGGACACGAAGGTTTCTCAGCCTGCTGCGCTGTCTTTCCTGGCGGGGGGCAGCTCTGATCTCCCCTGTAACCACAGTGTCGCTGGCTATGACAGAGTTATTTGGTACTATCAAAGCCCCGGATCTGCACCTCGAGCTGTGATCTCTGGCTACAACTCTGCAGAGACGTCGGAGAGGTTTGAACTGTCCATTGATCTCTCCAGCCGGTTCGCCCCGCTGCGCATCACCAAGGTGGCGGTGGAGGACTCGGGGGTGTATTACTGCGCCGTGAGGGACACAGCGAGAGGAAATGCAGGGCGAGCTGAACAGAAACCTCCCCGAGTCTGA